In Balaenoptera acutorostrata chromosome 3, mBalAcu1.1, whole genome shotgun sequence, the genomic stretch AATAATTACTAAGctcttttgaaataattactacaaaaataaaaaaagaatcatagagTTGAGCTTTAGAGGCCCAAACAGATACTGtatcaagtaaaataaaaacaaagcaaatggacAGAACATTTTCCTTGGTAAcatatttccttcttcttttagtGTCCTATTTTATTTCTGCAGCCCATTTAATCTACCTAAAATGAATCACTTACCCCTTTAGCATTATCGGGCACAACTAAAACCTAAAGAAAAAACCCAGAGTTGACAGGAACCTTTAACAGTAGAAACAGAAACCCACTGCCTTTTTCAAAGAATGggagataaaatgaaattaactCACCATCATATGCCATATTTTGATTTCTGTGCATCATAAATTAATCACTCATTAACAAAACAGCAAATGATAGCTGCCTTGCAGTCCGCACATTCATGGAGCCTTAATTTTCAGCTGAGAAAAGAGGCTCAATGATTCTCCCTTATATCTACGTGTAGGCATTTGTTATCAAATGCCTAGATTTGAATCAAAATAAGGTCATGCGTCTATGCCATCTTTATTAGAGAATCTTTTCTAGATTCAACTGACAACTTCAGGTATTCGTCATTTTTTCTTATGCTTTCCAGTAGAATATAATGTTGGacctaaaaataataaacactgtCTGAAGTGGTTGAAAACTACAGGCCATTTCCATCATtacaaagtctacaaataacaaatgctggagagggtgtggagaatagggaaccctcctacactgttgcttgggaatgtaacttggtgcagccactatggaaaacagtatggaggttcctcaaaaaactaaaaatagagttagcatgtgacccagcaatcccactcctgggcatatacctggataaaactgtaattcaaaaagatatatgcacacctatgttcatagcagcactattcacaatagccaagacacggaaacaatccaaatgtccatcaacagatgaataaagaagatgtggtacatatatacaatgaaatactactcagccataaaaaaagaatgaaataatgccatttgcagcaacatggatgcaactagagattatactaagtgaagtaagtcagaaagagaaagacaaataccatacgatatcacttatatgtggaagctaaaatatggcacaaatgaacctatctacaaaacagaaacagactcacagacatagagaacagacttgtcgTTGCCAAGGGtggtgaggaagggagagggatggactgggagtttgaggttacttgatgcaaactattacatttagaatggataaacaacaaggtctcactgtatagcacagcggACTGTATCCATAATCTCCtgggataaaacataatggaaaagaatataaaaagagtgtatatatgtgtataactgagtctctttgctatacagcagaaattagcacaacattgtaaatcaactacacttcaataaaaaaaaaagagagaataaaaaagaaaaaaacaacagggacttccctggcggagcagcggttaagactccgtgctgccaatgcaaggggctcgggtttgatccctggtcagggaactagatcccacatgcacgctgcaactaagagttcgcatgccacaactaaggagcctgtgagccacaagtaaggagcccgcaagctgcaactaaggagcccgcctgccacaactaagatgcagctcaaccaaataaataaataaatattttaaaaaaacccaaaacaaaaaaactacaggccatttaaaaattaaaattcattgttTGCTGCTAACCTAATTTCTTTTAGGTTCAAAAAAACTTTCAGGCTGATTTGCAATGCATATTTGATCCTTTTGAATAAGCTGGTAatttaaaaatggtaatttaACTAAATACAACAGAAAATTGAACAAAACTAGTATGGAGATAGGAAGATAAAGCTAAAAAATCTACCATTTCATCTAGTCAAGTACCATTAAGCCATTTGTAAATCATGTTCTCTAATGgaaacataaaaagtaaaagtaacagCTGATTTAAACACAGTTAAATGTGTTGTTACCTTTCTAACAAACCAAATAATAAgagtaaaatggaaaagaaaacaccATAATCGTAAAACTCATGTTAGTCTTTAGTCCCCAAATTCTCTTCCTATGCCTTTTTTACAAATTACTTgtaaaaattatgataaaattttagtttgatatatttcaataaaatgattttcaaacttttacagtggagaaacctggtaTATACCACCTCAACAAAGTGATTAAAATTACCATCACCAGTAATGGAACAAATTGAACTCACGTGACTTCTGAGAGACTTGACGACTAAACGTAATGTGTAAGCTTATATTAGACCCTGcaccagaaaaaaagtttttttccttttgttataaaggacattattgggacaactggCAAAATTTGAATAAGGTTTGTAGATTTGATATGAACCTTGTGTTGATATTAATTTCCTGGATgtccttatttttagaaaatacacatTTAAGTATTTATGGGTACCATTTAAGTATAAGGGGTACCATGTCTGCAACTGATTTCCAAATggctgagaaaaaaataacatagagACTGACAGATAAAGCAATGTGGTAAAATGATTAACATGTGGGGAATCTGGTTGAAGCATATATGAAAATTCTTTGTACTAGTTCGTGTAACTTTTCTATAAGTATgagataatttcaaaattaaaaaaacaattaaaaaaataaaaggtaaataaagCATTAACGAAAACATAAAAAAAGGGATGATGGAAGAGCAAATTATAGATGCCCATGATGGGTGCAATTTTGGTTTAATTATTCATGTGATTAAATTATTATTGCTATCTTTCACCTAAGGATCTTGGGGTACttcaaatatatgtgtatttgaaaaataaaatatattttattttccttacattATTGGTGGAAAAATAGACATGTAGAAAAGCTCCCAAAATGTGGCAAGTTGATTTTGGAATGGAAACAAGCAAAATGTGACTTTAAATTGATAACAGCGTAAAGATGCAATACAGCTAGACACACCAGAAGGTATTCATTTACCTTGCTCTATTGTAAATCACTGGCTCATTTTCTTCCTGCACAGTTGTCAGCATATCCAAGTCATGGAATATTTTCTGCATATAGTCCAAATATTTATATCCTGAAGCTCTTTCTACTATGGCTGCCAATAGGGTATAGCCAAAAGTTGAATACAAAAACTGACTACCTTGAGACATcattttaagggggaaaaaaaagaaaatgcttcattattatttaaaaacatgtaaaatattttcccaCTGAAAATTGGCATATCTTTTAAAACTGGAATATTTTACTTTAGCATTTAGGTAAAGATCATGGATGATATATTAACAAATTTAGTCAACTCTGCAATGGCCCTGCTTATTCCATGTCTCTAACACAAGAATAAAATGATGATCCATACACttatcagtttttttgtttgttttttggtttttttggctgcactgcgcggcctgtgggatcttagttccccaaccagggacgaaccctgtgccccctgccatggaagcacagagccctaaccactggaccaccagggaattcccacaaacaagttttaaaatgaaaatggaatacaAGTACATAAACCTGcaataaatttaaagataaagtgGTTTCAGTAGGCAtcatatcaaaaaatatacagaaaaagttatttttatagatCAGCTTTTTGGGAAATAAAATTTAGTTGATGCATACtaatttctttaagaaatgaaAGCACAAAAGAAGTTGAACAATTTAAATACTAAGTTAAATACTaatgaaatactaaaatattagCAATACTTTATCATGCCAACTTCGGTTTAGATTTTATTTGGAGAATTATtccaatatttaattttttccatgaATATCTTGATACTGAGAATCCTCTAAATGTCTAGGTAGCCTCCAATGAAGCTAAATCAAACAACTAACTGCCTGGATGCTAGGCTTTGTTAAGAACTACAGACAAAAAAGCAAACATCTGACAACAAAACCCATGCCATAATCATCAACCACACTGAATGCACTCAGGATGGTATCACTTTgcattttctgaaaattaataCTTCAGTAATGATGACtttgtaaaaagaagaaattaacactcACCAGGTTTAAAGAACAAAGGgtcatttttaaataatcttagGGATTCAattgaattttcaaatttttctttcaaatataattCGCCTTGTTCAAAATCATTCTTTCTCTTGCAAGGTTTTGAATTGCGGCCTTTGGCTTCATTATCTTGCTCTATCTTAGCTTTAGCAAAGTCATTCTTTTCATTACTtttgcctcctttttcttttaactctttttcttGGTCAGATTCCATCGTCCCTTTCATCATCTTCAAGGCTTTATAAGCTTTCTCTTCTTTCACCTTTTTCATGTCCTTTTCATAATGACGAATTCCACTTAAGTGGGAAATCAATAATCTTGTTGTGACAGAAACCTAATtgtaaaaacatgaaaatttaatTACAATATGAAACTGCGTAATAAAAAGTTAGTAGCCCTGGAATAATGTTTCagcaatattttctattttaaactgCTGCTAGAATAATGTGTCCTGTACACACCTTTAGCctcaaatttcagaaaaatacccaCTCGGTTATTATCTGgataaaacaaaactttaatcCATTAACAATAATTGAAAACAAACTAAAGAATCCTATGAAAGCTTTTAAACCACTTAAATGTCATTAGAAAAATGAACTGCGAGATTTATTACCTTTTCAccttcatattctttttctggGAATTCAGGAACATAATGTTGTACTGGAATATCAAGATCCAGTTTCCCTGCTTCCCACAGTTTGGCAATAGCAACCATGGTGAGGCTTTTGCTGATACTGGCAATTCTCATAACTGTCTCTGGCTTGCATGGTACACGATTCTCAACATCAGCATAACCTAAACctttgggaaaaaaagcaaaaagtcaCTATTAATAGGCTTCATGGTCAAAGGAGTCTTCAAAAACTGTAATAATACTATCTTAAAACATTCTATGTGTTTATCtaaaggaaaagatattccacttgtataaattaattaaaactcaaTATATAAGGGATGAGTCTTAGCAATACTGACAACAGTAAGCCTAACAATTTAACCTTATAACTAAACTGAAATTGTACCCTATACACAACAGTAATTTTCTGATTCAGTTACTAATGTTTCTTAGCTTATCTAAACAATTTGGTTATTCCACATTTTAAATAAGTTACTCtacattctttaaagaaaatatcattGTTCTTCAGATTACATTTATTCTTGATTTTTCAGTGAGTTTCTActaaattccttaaaataaccaataaaaacaaatgtgaaaAGATGCCCTGCAAACCCAATCTAGTTAATCATCAATTTAATTCAGCGCAAGtcagaagaaaaacaatgtaCTACTAATTTAAAGCTccttctagaaaatattttaagtttggtTTCATCTTCTACAGGATAAAGATGTGGAAATCTGAGACATACAATGAACTGAGATCTGAAAAGAACGAAAAGGCATACAATAATTATTTTCACCTGTAAATGCAGATTATGCTGAAAAATATCTGCATAAAAACAAagccctcgggcttccctggtggcgcagtggttgagaatctgcctgctaatgcaggggacacgggttcgagccctggcctgggaagatcccacatgccgcagagcggctgggcccgtgagccacaactgctgagcctgcgcgtctggagcctgtgctccgcaacgagagaggcccgcgcatcgcgatgaagagtggcccccgcttgccacaactggagaaagccctcgcacagaaacgaagacccaacacagccaaaatcaatcaatcaatcaatcaatcaaacatacgcatctgattcaagatcctcattaaaaaaaaaaaaaacaaagccctCACCTATAGAGCTGacttttatataattttggaTTACAATATCTGTCATAAATGTTGATCGGGGTACACTTAAACTTGAAGGaagaatcatttttctttaaattcaaaaCCTTACTGCTTCTATCAACTTCTAAAGGTACTACCTAAAAACCTGCTGTGATGAGTTGGACCAATTTGTgtgcaatgaaaaagaaaatcaaattataaaatgctttgaTAAAAGTATCATAAAATGATTAGAAGTCTCTCCTCCAAAACTGCTAGCTTTTCGTTTGAAAAAATAGCTGACACCTCTGCataggtaaaaacaaaaaaaaaaaactaataaagtaGATTGTAAGCTCATTAAGGACAAGGAATCATGTGTATCCCCTGTTCTTAGTACATGCATTTTACAGAATGGGGGACTCAGTAAATTGTTGActgaactaaaaaagaaaaacattaaattctGACGTTTTATCTAGTCATAAGGGTTATCTATAAATGTACAGTTAACAGACCGTTCTATACACCACTTTGAGAATACAACAAACCATCTTTAAGACTTCAGTTTACTCATCAGAGTCACACTTTAAACCCTGCTGTTTATAGAAAGTCCAATTCTTTAGTCTGTTAGCTTTCTCTGCAGTATGTATGGTTTTATGAAAACTGAACAGCACTTCATGGGATTCACGCCAAACAGTAACACATCAAGATTTCATTCACCGACTGGCACAAAACAAGccaataaataaaactattctgAGCCCACCTTCTGACCAGACTTCTTTTCCATCTACAGAGACTCCAACCACAATGCCCGGCGCGCCCACCTCATCCTAAGAGCCAAGGGGAAAGAACAGTTCAAAGACAGGCCGAAATCCCTCGCACGTCCGCCAGCGCCTTCCTCCGGTGGGGCTTCCCTCGGCCCGGGCCCCACCCACCTCGGCTCGGCCAGCCGGGAGTTAACCGTGAGGGGTGTGCCCACTGGGAGCACTCAGGGGAAGGGGCGGTCCCTGAGGCGGGCCGTGACCTCCGCCCCGACTTGGGCAACCCCTCGAGAGCATCTGACCGTGGCCGGGAGGTCGGGAAACGGGAAGTCTTTCTCGGAAGCCGACCGCGGGCATCCAGCCGCCCGGGGTGGCGTCCGCTCGCCCCGAGAGATGACCACCAAACGGCCTCATGCCGGGGTGACGCCGGGGGTGGGGCGCCGGGTTCCCGGCCGCCTACGCCCCCCGTAGCCGCACCTTGATCCTGTGCAGGAGGTCGCGGCTGCGGTCGATGGCTCTGGCAAAGCGCCTGGAGTGCGGCGGCGTCGGGGTCTGCGGAGACCACTGGGCGAGGGGCTGCTCCTGCGGCGGCAGCGGCTCGGCCTGAGGCGGCGTCTCGGGGTCTGGGGCCGCGGTGGGCGGCGCGGGGGACGCACCCCTCAGCCCGCCGGCCAGCTTCACCCCGAGCGCCAGCCCCAGACCCAGCCCGAGGCCCCCGACCCAGACGGGGCCGAGCGGCGGCAGCCTGGCACGCTGGTGAGCTGCGCGCCGCCCGCAGCCCCAGGCGCAGCTCCCGTGGGTCGCGGCCCGGGTTGTCACGGCTGACAGGAGCCGGTACATGGCGTCTCTGGCGAGCCGGCAGCTTCAGAGCTCGCGCAGGCCTGGCGGGCGGCAGAGGtgcggggaagggaggggaggaggggagggggcggtgaCTGCGCTCAGGCCCTAGCAGTCGAGGCCGGATGGCTGGAGCGCCGATCGCATCGagtccttcctcttttcctttttttctttgcctcgtctctttcttgatatttcttcatctttctcccccgccccccacttttccttctctgcctccccttagatcaagtgtcacctcctcagagaagccttcctagTCCCCGTCCCCATGGGAGCTCTCGCCACACCTAGACCCCCAGTGCGCACGCCTCCAACAGTTAACACTTATGTTTCACTGAACTAATCTGATTTCTTACCAGACTGTGACCCTTTGCAGAGCCTTGACTTTTACTTTTGGATCTTCATCTCGTGCAACAGCGCTTGGCACACAGCAGCCGCTCAGCAGGCGTCTCCTTTTCCCCCAGGACCCGCTTTTCTGTCTCTTAACTGTCtccattctttgtctcttttggGCTCCTTCCATTTCTCTGAGGCCCTTTAAAATCTTACTTCTCAAAGTCTAGCTCCACACCACATCAAACATATTGTTATATCTACgcctcatatttttaaaaaactttgttgttgttgtaaaaaaaaagaaagttgtaaaTAAAATCtgcagacttccctggcggcgcagtggttaagcatccgcctgccaacgcaggggacacgggttcgagccctggtccgggaagatcccacatgccgcagagcaactaagcccgtgcgccacaactactgagcctgctctctagagcctgcaagccacagctgctgagcccacgtgctacaactactgagcctgagcacctagaacccgtgctccacaacaaagagaagcctccgcggtgagaagcccgcgcaccgcaaggaagagcgcccccgctcgcagcaattagagaaagccctcgcgcagcaacgaagatgcaatgcagccaaaaaaaaaaaaaaaagaaaaaaagaaaaaaagaaaagaaaatttgcaCTTAAAACTTTTAATCCAAAAGTAAATCATATAATTTAGTTAGCTATGATTTCTGACAGCTGTAGATGATCAGAGGTTGTTATGAAATAAGAAACCTAACCTCAAATTATCaatactacaaaatgtaaaatgtgtatAATCCTAATTGAACCGTTAATTATGTTAATTTTGAAGATAAACATCTATTCCAATTTTTACAATTTTCTCTTTATACTTTgggatatataattattttttatatattacatataatattatatatactatctacttcaaatgttttattattttttaaattaaaaatattttaaatattaaataaaattatttaaataaataataaatatatatttcccaaAGATTTTTGAAAGCCTGTAAGCCTTAGTACTGGGACAATATACCCAATGTATAAAATGAGTCTGTCTTTCCTTACAGGTGGAATTTGTAGAGAGAGAATTCTCATACTTGAATTGACAAGCTATTGTCAAGAGAAAAAGGCATAAACATCTTGAGCTACTGTTTAAGGAAAACGCAATAACAGTAACCACATCTAGTCAGAAGATACTGGGGCTAAATAATTATAAAGTGGTGGGCTGTTCATAAAGCCTACAACCCTGAAGAGATCAGTGTATCTTAGGACCCAGAGGGTTTGGCAGTGAAACTCACTGAGGTTCCTGGAGCACCACCTGCTGTTAGAGTGGACAGGTGCACCCTGTCAAGATGGTATTGGAGGTTCCCATCATAGGGGCCCCCACTATTCCAAGCACATGtcagtgagagaaaaaaatataaagagaagaaTGTAAAAGACATAGCCAGTGGTGGTTACAATAAATTCTCactatcattcttttaaaaactatacatatatgttttatgCACTCTTCTGTACCTCTCCTTGGATCAGAAATGGAACAGAAGCAGAGAGCCATAGAGCAAAAGCCAAAGTCCTGATGGACTTCTTCCAGTTTAGAAGCAGGTAGAGACCACCCAAAGTATGGCTTCTGTGAAGGTAGTGAAGAATAGATGTTCTCCGTGAAAGCCAGGTGCCTAGGAGGCAACTTAACCAAGCAGCTGGCAGACATGTTGGCAGGATTTTTACTATCACTGTGAGGCAGAAGCCCAGAGCTCCGATATGTCAGCTGGCTCTGGACTGGGAGCCACAGAAACCAGGTAGAAGAAAAGTAAACCACAAGACAGGGAGAGGAGTGCgatgacagaaaaagaaaggaaaaggagaggaaggcaaaggaagaaggaaagaaattttccACTGAAAATAAACCTACCAACCAAATTTCTGAAACatataaggaaaatatttctaaaaagacTGGCACCAAAATCAATAATCAAGAAGtgaaatcaggggcttccctggtggcgcagtggttgagaatctgcctgctaatgcaggggacacgggttcgagccctggtctgggaagatcccacatgccacggagcagctgggcccgtgagccacaattgctgagcctgcgcgtctggagcctgtgccccgcgacgggaggggccgcgatagagaaaggcccgcgcaccgcgatgaagagcggtccccgcaccgcgatgaagagtggcccccgcttgccgcaactggagaaagccctcgcacgaaccgaagacccaacacagccaaaaataaataaataaataaataaataaataaataaataaataaataaaaaagaagtgaaatcagCTCAGACAAATGAACGCAGTAGAACAatctacagaaaagaaaagaaaaagaaaaaaaaggaaggaagaaaggaagagaaaaatggccATTCCCTGGCTAAAAAAAGATGgattaatagaaaacaaaataaacatgtttttttcaaagaattctcagagaaatgaatcataatattcacaaaacaaacaaggaattatGAAATAAGATTAAATGAAACAAGAACGTAAGGATGCAAAAGAACTTATTGGAAATCATGTAAATAAAAAATCATGAGAGCTTCAGAAAGAGTATCTCTTCCTAAGTTGGAAGTACAAATTTGGTGAGCTGTCTCTATACGAGgtcagtttttgttttcctttagtgTTTACTTTTGCAGGCGAAATGTCTCCAGCTGCTCTAACTATTCTTCATTTCTCAAGGTTTCCAGGCCTCAGACTGGCTCTAAGAACTAGACACAGTACTCGAGAATCTACCAGTAAAGTGAGACCATCAGTTCCCATCCTCTGGACAGTTACCCTTTTTTACCAGTTGTATCATGGCATTTGTTCATAATGAATTTGTTGTCAGCAATCAAGTCTTTTTTTACATAAACCATGTAGTCAAACCCAGCTTCTCTTCTGTATCAGGTACTTGCAAGATTGATTTAACATAGACAGTGTCTCTATTGACCTTTATCTTATTGGTTTTGGCTTTGTATTTCCatggtattatttttaatctaaattcTGTCAAAATAAACCTTTTGACTTTCATCTTATCTGCAAACAAGATAGGGaagctttctgtcttgttcaaaATACTGAATAGGGCTGGACCTTAAATAGAACCCACTAGTACACCAGTAGAAACTTCTCTCCAGGAGATCAGAGGTCCAGTAGCCAATACTCTTTTGATATGGTTGTTCAAACAGACAGGAGCTCATCATTGCTATTCTGTGACCCTCTAGTGTGATAGACCCTCTAGTACTATTATGAAGATAGtacttctgtttcctcttcttttttcctcttctgaatGTTTCCCATTGCAATCTTGACCTCAGGTTCAttgaaagcttttgcaaaacCCTACTTTATTCATCCAACACATATTTATGGGTATCTGCTCTTTGCCAGACAAAGTGTTGAGGTTACAATGGTCACTCAAAAGAGACACACTCTCAGCCCTTCTGGGAGGGTAAGATAGTCATGAAtcacataaacacacaaataaaggTAAAATCCCAACTGTATTAAGTGCTGTGTAGGAGAAATGCAGTGTGTTGAGAGTTTATAATAGTGAAATTTGACCTAGTCTGGGAGATTAGGCTTTCCTGATTAAGTGAAATTAGATCTAAAACCTTAAGGTTAAATGGGAATTAACTTGGTTGAATATGggcagaaagaaagaggaagtgtTCCATGCAGAGAAatcagtaagtgcaaaggccctgtggtgggagaGAGGAGGTTTCATTCAAGGAAGTAAAAGATAACCATGGCAGCTGGCATGGAGAACTAAGGGAAGTGAGGTGAGGGATGAGGGTGGGGACTGACCATTTAGGACCttatctctctctcccctgtTATTTCTTTAGAAGAAGGAATACTCTTCTAGAGCACCTTCTCCTTATACGTCCAGCTCTAGTATATACTGTAATATGTAATATTATGaaatactatttattttcttggcttaACATTTCAGGTTTACTTCATCATTCATACTCTGTGCTTTGGTCATAAATATTACTGTTAATCAGCTTCCTGCTCCATCTTCCAACCCCAAGAATTAGTGAGTTACTTCCCCCTTCGTGCTGATACTTTCTTTATTCACACTTGTTCCTCATACTATCTGGTTTAAAAGTTTTGTTTCAGTGACTTATTCTTTTATCCCTTAAAATTTCAATAAGGATATATTTACTTTGGATGGTAGCTTGGGAGTATCAATTAGCTATTAAATATGCTTATAACtcatgacccagcaataccattTTTAGGTTATATATTCTACAGCAGTGATTTTCAAAGTATGGCCCTTGGACCGGCGTCATtagcatcacctgagaacttgttagaaatgcaaatgctcAAGTCCCACCCAGATCTACTAAATCAGTGGTGCCCAGCaatctgtgattttaaaaccCCACCAGCTGATACTGATACAtactaaagtttgaaaaaaatctacTCTAAAGAAATATCTGCACACATTGTATCAGATAACTTTTGCTGTTAGAACAAGTACTTATTTAGCTCACAGGTCTCCAGGTTGGCAACTTTGGCTGGACCCAGCTAGGCGGTTCTGATTTCCTCTGGCTCAGTCATTGTCAGCAGTCCGCTGCTGGGATAGCTGGGGGCTGGCTGGTGTAGGATGCCCTCAGCTGACACAGCTCAACTCTGTTCGGTGTGGTCTCTCTTTCCCCAACAGTCTGGCCTGGGTTTGTTCACCTGGTGGCTGGACAAAACTCCAAGGGATAGAAGGCAGAGGCATTCAAGGCCTCTTGAGGCCTAGGCTTGAAATTGGCACACTGACGTGTCTGCTGCATTCTATTGGCTGAATTAAGTCCAAGGTCGTCCTAGATTCAGGGGGAGGAAAAAGGACTTTACCTGTTGGTGGGAAGAGCTGCAAAATCAAATTGCAA encodes the following:
- the LACTB gene encoding serine beta-lactamase-like protein LACTB, mitochondrial isoform X3: MYRLLSAVTTRAATHGSCAWGCGRRAAHQRARLPPLGPVWVGGLGLGLGLALGVKLAGGLRGASPAPPTAAPDPETPPQAEPLPPQEQPLAQWSPQTPTPPHSRRFARAIDRSRDLLHRIKDEVGAPGIVVGVSVDGKEVWSEGLGYADVENRVPCKPETVMRIASISKSLTMVAIAKLWEAGKLDLDIPVQHYVPEFPEKEYEGEKVSVTTRLLISHLSGIRHYEKDMKKVKEEKAYKALKMMKGTMESDQEKELKEKGGKSNEKNDFAKAKIEQDNEAKGRNSKPCKRKNDFEQGELYLKEKFENSIESLRLFKNDPLFFKPGSQFLYSTFGYTLLAAIVERASGYKYLDYMQKIFHDLDMLTTVQEENEPVIYNRAR
- the LACTB gene encoding serine beta-lactamase-like protein LACTB, mitochondrial isoform X4 encodes the protein MYRLLSAVTTRAATHGSCAWGCGRRAAHQRARLPPLGPVWVGGLGLGLGLALGVKLAGGLRGASPAPPTAAPDPETPPQAEPLPPQEQPLAQWSPQTPTPPHSRRFARAIDRSRDLLHRIKDEVGAPGIVVGVSVDGKEVWSEGLGYADVENRVPCKPETVMRIASISKSLTMVAIAKLWEAGKLDLDIPVQHYVPEFPEKEYEGEKVSVTTRLLISHLSGIRHYEKDMKKVKEEKAYKALKMMKGTMESDQEKELKEKGGKSNEKNDFAKAKIEQDNEAKGRNSKPCKRKNDFEQGELYLKEKFENSIESLRLFKNDPLFFKPDFMFTIKRDVLSTHLTWITPINGLVVDFCLQ
- the LACTB gene encoding serine beta-lactamase-like protein LACTB, mitochondrial isoform X2, translated to MRIASISKSLTMVAIAKLWEAGKLDLDIPVQHYVPEFPEKEYEGEKVSVTTRLLISHLSGIRHYEKDMKKVKEEKAYKALKMMKGTMESDQEKELKEKGGKSNEKNDFAKAKIEQDNEAKGRNSKPCKRKNDFEQGELYLKEKFENSIESLRLFKNDPLFFKPGSQFLYSTFGYTLLAAIVERASGYKYLDYMQKIFHDLDMLTTVQEENEPVIYNRARFYVYNKKRRLVNTPYVDNSYKWAGGGFLSTVGDLLKFGNAMLYGYQVGLFKNSNENLLPGYLKPETMLMIWTPVPNTEMSWDREGKYAMAWGVVEKKQTYGSCRKQRHYASHTGGAVGASSVLLVLPEELDAATINNKFPPRGIVVSIICNMQSVGLNSTALKIALEFDKDRSDMP
- the LACTB gene encoding serine beta-lactamase-like protein LACTB, mitochondrial isoform X1, with the translated sequence MYRLLSAVTTRAATHGSCAWGCGRRAAHQRARLPPLGPVWVGGLGLGLGLALGVKLAGGLRGASPAPPTAAPDPETPPQAEPLPPQEQPLAQWSPQTPTPPHSRRFARAIDRSRDLLHRIKDEVGAPGIVVGVSVDGKEVWSEGLGYADVENRVPCKPETVMRIASISKSLTMVAIAKLWEAGKLDLDIPVQHYVPEFPEKEYEGEKVSVTTRLLISHLSGIRHYEKDMKKVKEEKAYKALKMMKGTMESDQEKELKEKGGKSNEKNDFAKAKIEQDNEAKGRNSKPCKRKNDFEQGELYLKEKFENSIESLRLFKNDPLFFKPGSQFLYSTFGYTLLAAIVERASGYKYLDYMQKIFHDLDMLTTVQEENEPVIYNRARFYVYNKKRRLVNTPYVDNSYKWAGGGFLSTVGDLLKFGNAMLYGYQVGLFKNSNENLLPGYLKPETMLMIWTPVPNTEMSWDREGKYAMAWGVVEKKQTYGSCRKQRHYASHTGGAVGASSVLLVLPEELDAATINNKFPPRGIVVSIICNMQSVGLNSTALKIALEFDKDRSDMP